The window TTATTCTCGCCATCGTTTTGTTATTTTTCGGGGGGCGGAAGATTCCCGAGATCAGCCGGGGGCTGGGGCTTTCCATCCGCAATTTCAAGAAGGGCCTGCACGAACCCGATGCCGTTGACATCACGCCTAAAAAGGAAGGGACCCCACCAGAAGAAAAAACTCCCCCTCAAAAATCTTAAGATGGTCCTCCCAT is drawn from Deltaproteobacteria bacterium and contains these coding sequences:
- a CDS encoding twin-arginine translocase TatA/TatE family subunit, whose protein sequence is MFGLGLTELVIILAIVLLFFGGRKIPEISRGLGLSIRNFKKGLHEPDAVDITPKKEGTPPEEKTPPQKS